Proteins from a single region of Paenibacillus sp. BIHB 4019:
- a CDS encoding pentapeptide repeat-containing protein, with translation MGEQSNDLAKVMEKINRVRLEEGILDYLEIGGLDLSFSDLSELRADRIMAHGTNLRGSELLRVSLRDCEFGKAHLESCNLEEADIADCVLSEANLRKAQMKYAQIKISTCIETCFDEVDFYHGHLSGTTFNGAAFRQANLMGIIAIGAYFDEAIFSGAVLIDGNFEGSDFIKANLSEVQARNANFSGADLTGATLWNGHFEAADFTNAKLDDVIWKGANIEGAKFDKGVREQILKQL, from the coding sequence ATGGGAGAGCAGTCGAATGATTTAGCAAAAGTTATGGAGAAGATTAATAGAGTTCGATTAGAAGAAGGAATACTGGATTACTTAGAGATAGGCGGGCTGGATCTATCTTTTTCAGACTTATCAGAGCTAAGGGCAGATCGAATAATGGCTCATGGTACGAACCTGCGAGGCTCTGAGCTACTGCGTGTCTCCTTGCGTGATTGTGAATTTGGCAAGGCACATCTGGAAAGCTGTAATTTGGAGGAAGCGGATATCGCTGATTGTGTATTGAGCGAGGCGAACCTGCGTAAAGCTCAGATGAAGTATGCACAGATAAAAATAAGTACGTGTATAGAGACTTGTTTTGACGAGGTGGATTTTTACCATGGCCATTTATCTGGAACGACTTTCAATGGAGCTGCATTTCGCCAGGCGAATCTAATGGGAATTATTGCAATCGGGGCCTATTTTGATGAAGCCATCTTTTCTGGTGCTGTTCTCATAGATGGAAACTTTGAAGGATCTGATTTCATTAAGGCTAATTTATCCGAAGTACAAGCTAGGAATGCGAATTTTTCAGGAGCTGATTTAACTGGAGCTACACTATGGAATGGTCATTTTGAAGCAGCTGACTTTACAAATGCTAAACTTGACGATGTGATTTGGAAAGGGGCTAACATAGAAGGAGCTAAGTTCGATAAAGGTGTTAGAGAACAAATCTTAAAACAGCTGTAA
- a CDS encoding endonuclease V encodes MENKITASYNAIQQDLVQQIKLENHFKIEDIKLIAGVDLAYWEEAGKTIAVCCICVVDFLTKEVVEIQSLKAEVKVPYIPGYLSFRELPLIIETFKLLTSDPDMIMFDGNGYLHPRNMGIATHASFHLNKPTIGMAKTYLKIDSVDFDMPANEAGAFTNIVINNIVYGRALRTHKDVKPIFISCGNWIDIDTATAVTLALINKESRLPIPVRLADLETKKKREHFR; translated from the coding sequence ATGGAAAATAAAATAACCGCAAGCTATAATGCCATTCAACAGGATTTAGTTCAACAAATTAAGTTGGAAAATCATTTTAAAATAGAAGATATTAAGCTCATTGCCGGAGTGGATCTAGCGTACTGGGAGGAAGCTGGAAAGACAATTGCAGTGTGCTGCATATGTGTCGTAGATTTTCTGACGAAAGAGGTTGTGGAAATACAGTCATTAAAAGCTGAAGTTAAGGTGCCTTATATACCGGGCTATTTATCTTTCAGAGAATTGCCTTTAATTATCGAAACCTTTAAGCTGCTGACTAGCGATCCAGATATGATCATGTTTGATGGCAATGGATATTTGCACCCTAGAAATATGGGAATCGCCACACATGCGTCCTTCCATCTGAATAAACCGACGATAGGCATGGCGAAAACTTATTTGAAAATCGATTCGGTTGATTTTGATATGCCGGCGAATGAAGCAGGGGCGTTCACCAATATTGTAATTAACAACATCGTATATGGACGAGCGCTAAGAACGCATAAAGACGTGAAGCCTATTTTTATTTCATGCGGCAATTGGATCGATATAGATACAGCGACCGCCGTCACGCTAGCGTTAATTAATAAAGAAAGCAGACTGCCTATACCTGTAAGACTGGCGGATTTAGAAACTAAAAAAAAGAGAGAGCATTTTAGATAG
- a CDS encoding MFS transporter, translating to MTINQKRSILALLALAVSAFAIGTTEFISVGLLPLISEDLQVSLPTAGLTVSLYALGVTIGAPILTSLTSSLSRKTLLMWIMLIFIIGNSLAAASASIEVLLIARIVSAFSHGLFMSIGSTIAADLVPANRRASAISIMFSGLTVATVTGVPLGTFIGQLWGWRTAFVAIVIVGVLAFIAIMLLIPGDLRKGARSSFKDQLQLVKNGRLLLLFAITALGYGGTFVVFTYLSPLLQQITGFKSGTVTVILLVYGIAIALGNMIGGKLANRNPIVALFYMFMVQAVVLVILTFTAPFKIIGLVTIIAMGLLHFMNVPGLQVYVVMLAERFVPRAVDVASAINIAAFNAGIAIGAYLGGIIAASIGLIHTTWIGALMVLGAVLLSGWSMALERNDQKGSQKAA from the coding sequence ATGACTATTAATCAAAAAAGAAGCATATTGGCATTGCTGGCTCTCGCCGTTAGCGCCTTTGCCATTGGTACCACGGAATTTATAAGCGTCGGGCTGCTGCCGCTGATTTCAGAGGACTTGCAGGTATCGCTGCCGACAGCGGGGCTAACTGTTTCCCTTTATGCACTAGGTGTAACGATTGGAGCTCCCATTCTTACATCTCTAACGTCCAGCTTGTCACGCAAAACGCTGCTCATGTGGATTATGCTCATCTTCATTATCGGCAACAGCTTAGCGGCCGCATCGGCTAGCATTGAGGTGCTGCTGATTGCGCGCATCGTATCGGCTTTCTCGCATGGCTTATTTATGTCGATTGGCTCGACGATTGCGGCTGATCTTGTTCCGGCGAACCGCCGTGCCAGCGCGATTTCGATTATGTTCAGCGGATTGACCGTTGCGACGGTAACCGGTGTGCCGCTCGGTACATTTATCGGCCAGCTGTGGGGCTGGCGTACGGCTTTTGTCGCTATCGTAATTGTCGGCGTTCTTGCGTTTATCGCGATCATGCTGCTCATTCCAGGCGATTTGCGCAAAGGGGCTCGTTCTTCCTTTAAAGATCAATTGCAACTGGTCAAAAATGGCCGGCTATTGCTGCTGTTCGCCATCACCGCCTTGGGCTACGGTGGCACATTTGTCGTATTCACTTATTTATCCCCGCTATTGCAGCAAATAACCGGATTTAAATCGGGAACGGTCACGGTTATTTTGCTCGTATACGGTATTGCGATTGCGCTCGGTAATATGATTGGCGGAAAGCTTGCCAACCGCAACCCGATTGTTGCTTTGTTTTATATGTTTATGGTGCAGGCCGTTGTGCTCGTTATCCTGACATTTACGGCGCCTTTCAAAATCATCGGTCTAGTGACGATTATTGCGATGGGACTGCTGCATTTTATGAACGTGCCGGGTTTGCAGGTGTACGTTGTAATGCTGGCCGAACGGTTCGTGCCGCGTGCAGTTGATGTGGCCTCGGCGATCAATATTGCTGCCTTTAATGCAGGCATTGCCATCGGCGCTTATCTTGGCGGCATTATTGCTGCTTCCATCGGGCTTATTCATACGACCTGGATCGGCGCGTTGATGGTGCTCGGAGCGGTGCTGCTGAGTGGGTGGAGCATGGCGCTGGAGCGCAACGATCAGAAGGGAAGTCAGAAAGCAGCGTGA
- a CDS encoding helix-turn-helix domain-containing protein, translating into MTKKKYNISVEATLEVIGGKWKCVILCHLTHGKKRTSELKRLMPGITQKMLTQQLRELEDDGIVNRITYNQVPPKVEYELTEYGLSLDSILSALCNWGEEHIIRIYGDKYSMLEDSVLNK; encoded by the coding sequence ATGACGAAGAAGAAATACAATATTTCCGTAGAAGCGACGCTTGAGGTTATCGGAGGGAAATGGAAATGCGTCATTCTGTGCCATCTCACCCACGGCAAGAAGCGGACAAGCGAGCTGAAACGGCTCATGCCAGGCATTACGCAAAAAATGCTCACTCAGCAGCTCCGCGAGCTGGAGGACGATGGAATCGTGAACCGGATTACGTATAATCAGGTGCCGCCTAAAGTCGAATACGAGCTGACCGAATACGGACTCAGCCTCGATAGCATTTTGAGCGCCCTCTGCAACTGGGGAGAAGAGCATATTATCCGAATTTATGGCGATAAGTATTCGATGCTGGAGGATAGCGTTTTGAATAAATAA